In Methanonatronarchaeum thermophilum, a genomic segment contains:
- a CDS encoding ABC transporter substrate-binding protein, producing the protein MESDKDKITIEDSTGTEVEVNYPVEEIVTLTSNSAEAVRALDCDDKIVGISEFMKGDQFWEDLDDRTTVGNFFNPNYEEIASLNPDLVIAYSDYEEDLEDKLDKFDITVVRLDFYKVDQIEEEIEILGKILDAEDNAEKLLDFYEESMEEIIELTNEIGEEDVKNVYIEQFEEYTTAATNDSNWHQMLELINSRNIAEDLDKTHPEVSPEWVVDENPEVMIKIIRCSDTLGYTVNTTEKVENEYNTIMERTGLSLTTALEEDEVHLLSQDVVSAMRYPIGTSLMAESVYPEIYDELDPDELHKTYLTEFHDLEYKGEWSYQT; encoded by the coding sequence ATGGAAAGCGATAAAGATAAAATAACAATCGAGGATTCAACCGGTACTGAGGTAGAAGTTAACTATCCAGTTGAGGAGATAGTTACATTAACAAGTAACTCTGCAGAAGCTGTCAGAGCTCTTGATTGTGACGACAAAATTGTTGGAATTTCAGAGTTTATGAAGGGCGACCAATTTTGGGAAGATTTAGATGATAGAACTACCGTAGGTAATTTTTTCAACCCTAACTATGAAGAGATAGCCAGTTTAAATCCAGATCTAGTTATTGCATACTCTGATTATGAAGAAGACCTTGAAGACAAACTTGATAAGTTTGACATAACTGTTGTTAGACTGGATTTCTATAAAGTAGATCAAATAGAAGAAGAAATCGAGATTTTAGGTAAGATATTAGATGCAGAAGACAATGCAGAAAAACTGTTAGATTTTTATGAGGAATCAATGGAAGAAATAATCGAACTTACCAATGAAATCGGGGAAGAAGATGTTAAAAATGTATATATAGAGCAATTCGAAGAATACACCACTGCAGCAACAAACGACTCCAACTGGCATCAAATGCTAGAGTTGATTAATTCAAGAAATATCGCCGAGGATTTAGATAAAACCCATCCAGAAGTTAGTCCAGAGTGGGTAGTTGATGAAAATCCTGAAGTTATGATTAAAATAATCAGGTGTTCAGATACACTTGGATACACCGTTAACACAACAGAAAAAGTGGAAAACGAGTATAACACGATAATGGAGAGAACAGGTCTGTCCCTAACAACCGCATTAGAAGAAGATGAAGTACACCTTCTCTCACAAGACGTCGTTTCAGCAATGAGATACCCTATTGGAACTTCATTGATGGCAGAATCTGTATATCCCGAAATATACGATGAATTAGATCCAGACGAACTCCATAAAACCTATCTCACAGAGTTCCATGACCTAGAATACAAAGGAGAATGGAGTTACCAAACCTAA